One Gemmatimonadaceae bacterium genomic window, CGACGGCGGCCGCACGCTGCGCCAACTGGGGCAGCGCAGCATGCACGTGGACAACCACATCCTGTGGGTGGACCCGAAGAACACCGACCACCTGCTGATGGGCAACGATGGCGGGCTCTACCGCAGCTGGGATCGCGGCGGCACGTGGGCGTTCTATGAGAACCTGCCCATCACGCAGTTCTACGACGTGGACGTGGACTACGACCTGCCGTTCTACCACATCGCCGGCGGCACGCAGGACAACTACTCGCTGCACGGTCCGTCGCGCACCCGCTCCGATCACGGCATCCTGAACCAGGACTGGGTGGTGACGCAGGGCGGCGACGGCTTCGTCTCGCGCATCGACCCCGAAGATCCGAACACCGTCTACGCCGAGGCGCAGCACGGCGCGATGGTGCGCGTGGACCGTCGTACCGGCCAGCGCATCGGCATCCAGCCCACCACCGAGCCCAACGAGCCGCCGGCGCGCTGGAACTGGGACACGCCCATCCTCATCTCGCCGCATTCGCACACCCGGCTCTTCACCGCGTCGCAGCGGCTGTATCGCAGCGAGGATCGCGGCAACACGTGGACGGCCGTCTCGGGCGACCTCTCGCGCCAGATCGACCGCAATGCGAAGCTCGTGATGGGCAAGCTCTGGGGCCCCGACGCGGTGGCGAAGAACCAGTCCACGGCGCTCTACGGCAACATCAGCGCCATCTCCGAGTCGCCCAAGACCGAAGGGCTGCTCTACGTGGGAACCGACGACGGCCTCATCCAGGTGAGCGAAGATGGCGGCAAGAACTGGCGCCGCGTCGACTCGCTGCCGGGCGTGCCGAAAGACGCCTATGTCGCACGTGTGAAAGCGTCGCAGCACGACGCGAAGACGGTCTACGTGGCCGTCGAGAACCACCAGAATGGCGACTACAAGCCGTACCTGCTCAAGAGCACCGACGCCGGACGCACCTGGACGTCGATCAACGGCGACCTGCCGGCGCGCGGCTCCAGCTATGCGTTCGCCGAGGACCATGTGGATCCGAACCTGCTCTTTGCGGGCACGGAGTTTGCCGCGTGGGCCAGCAAGGACGGCGGCAAGCACTGGTTCAAGCTTCCCGGGCTCCCGACCATCGCGGTGCGGGACCTGGTGATCCAGAAGCGCGAGCACGATCTCGTCATCGCGACGTTCGGCCGCGGCTTCTACGTGCTGGACGATTACACCCCGCTGCGCCGCGCCACGACGGCGTCGCTCAAGGTGGCCGGCGTCGAGCCGGTGCGCCGCACCTGGTTGTACATCACGACGCAGAGCTACGGTGGCCGCGGCAAGTCGTTCCAGGGCGAGAATTTCTACACGGCCGACAATCCGCCCTTCGGCGCGGTGATCAACTACTACCTCCCCGAGGCGCTGAAGACGAAGCAGGCCAGGCGCGTCGAGGCGGAGAAGGCGGCGGAGAAGGCGGGCAAACCGATCAGCTATCCCGCGATGGCCGCGCTGAAGGCGGAGGCGCTGGAAGAGGCGCCGACAATCCTCCTCACCATCTATGACTCAACCGGCGCGGCGATTCGCACCCTGACCGGACCGACGGGCAAGGGATTCCAGCGCGTCGCGTGGGATCTGCGCATGGCGGCCGGCACACTGGGCCGCGCCCGCCCCGCCGGCGGCGAGGGCGAGGGCGACGGCGGCGGCTTCGGGCCAAGCGGTCCGTACGTCGCTCCCGGCACGTACGCGGTGACGGTGGCGCAGCGCGTCGACGGCGTCGTCACGCCGATCGGCACGAAGCAGACCATCGAGGTGCTCAACGATCCCGCCGGCACGGTGACGATGGCCGAGCACGCGGCGCGGGCGAAGTTCATGACGCGCCAGCGCGAGCTGCAGCGCCACGTGAGCGGCGCCGTGGAGCTGGCCACCGCCACGCAGACTCGGCTCGACGCCATGAAGCGCGCCGCCGATCAGGCCCCGGCAGTGCCGGCGGCCGTGGCGGGAGACGTGCGCGCCGCGATCAAGACGCTCCGCGGTATCGTCGAGGCGCTGCGCGGCGATGACATCCTCGCCGCGCGCTACGAGGCGACACCGCCGTCCCTTAGCGAACGCGTGGGCGTCGACATGGGGCGCTCGCTCAGCATGCCGACGAACACGATGGAGCGCGATCTCGCCATCGTGGCCGAGCAGCTGGGGCCGCAGGTGACGGCGCTGCGCGCGCTCGTGCAGGAGACCATCCCGAAGATCGAGACGGCGCTCGAGAAGGCCGGCGCACCGTACACGCCGGGGCGCGTGCCGGAGCCGGGTCGGTAGGACACGCTGGCCTTTTTCACCACGGAGGCACGGAGAACTACCTGAGGGCCACAGAGGACTACCACAACTGGTGGTAACGACATCGCGCCACGCAATCTCTGCGTGGCGCGCGTTGTTACTCCAAGAAGTTGCAGTTTCTCCGTGGCCCTCAGGCGGTTCTCCGTGCCTCCGTGGTGAAGAAGGCCAGATCGCGCCTACGCCCCGATCAGCACGCCGTATCCGCGTCCGCGCGCGTCCACCGGCCACGACGTCACGACCTCGCCGTGACTGATGCCGAAGATCACGTCGTTGAGATGCGTCACGATGCAGACGTGGTTGGGCACCACGCGCACCTGTTCGCCCACCTGCGGCCGCCAGTCGGTGTTCGCCAGGTCGAGGATGCCGTGCTCCTCGCTCATCCGCGACACGATGACCTCCGGCCGGTCGAGCAGCGCGCCCCACCCTTCGCCGCCGGCGCCGCGGATCGGCTCGCGCCCCAGCGCCTTGGCGCCGGCGTCAATGACGGCCTGTCCGGGGACGCTCGTGCTCACCACAGTGGCCAGCACCGTGAAGGCGCAGTCGGCCCACTTGCACGCCCCGATTTCGGCGGTCGTGCGGTCGTTGTAGACGTACGTTCCCGGGCGAATCTCGGTGACGCCCGTGATCTCGTGCGAGCGCCACATGGTAGGCGTCGAACCGCCGCTCACCACGGCCGGCGGCAGGCCGGCGTCCGCGAAGGCCTCTAGTGCCTCACCCACGCGATGGCGCAGCCGCGCCAGCGCCGCGTCCTGCGACATCACCGGCTCGCGGATGTGTCCGGGGTAGAACGCAATCCCCGAGAACTCGAGGGGCGGATTGGCGGCGACATGCCGCGCCAGGGTGATGGCGTCGTCCAGGGACGGCACGCCGACGCGGTGCATCCCGGCGTCGAACTCCACCGTCACCGCCACGGCCCGGTCGTGGCGCACCGCCGCGGCCGCGAGTTCATCGATGGCATGCGCCGAGTCGAGCTGCACGCGCAGGGCCACGTCCTCGCGCACGGTGAAGAGCCGGTCGAGCTTCGCGTGGCCGACCACCGGATAGGCCACCAGCAGGTCATCGGTGGCCTGCTGCATCACGGTGGCCTCGTGCGGCGTGGCGCAGGTGAGGCCGGCGGCGCCGCGACGGACCTGCTCGCGTCCCACGTGCACCGACTTGTGCGTCTTGGTGTGCGGCCGGAGGGCGAGGCCGTGCGCGTCCGCGTACGACTGCATCGCGTCCAGGTTGTGCGCCATCACGTCGACGTCGACGAGCGGCACGGGGGTTTCGAGTTGATCAAGGGTCATAAGGCCTTCTCTGCCGGTACGGGTCACGGGCGTGGACGTTGCGGCGCGCTCAGTAGATCAGCTCAGCCCAACGGCCTTCCCCGACCAGCGTCGCCCGCTGCCGCGTGTCGACGGCGACGTCGATGTGCCGCAACTCCGTGTCGCTGTCCTCGGCGGTGAAACGCGTGGACCTCACTACCGTGACGCTGATGGGATCTTTCGTGTCGTAGTCCTTGAGCTGCATCGTGTTCTCCCGGTGTGCCGTCATCGATGGTCCGAATCGCATCGGGCACATAGTCGGGGGACCGTTGAGGCGGCGCACGCCTTGCGGGCGATGAGCCGACACGCATACCGCGAATGCTCCGGCACAACCCTAAGATACACGCGCGGCGAGGGCGACGGAGGGGTCGGACCGGCAGCATCCGCCTTGCGCCTGCTGCGTTGTTAGTTGGCACGCAGGACAACCGGCGAGATGCGCCCATCCGTAAGCAAAACGGGGCTGCAGAGGGCGACGAGTGCCGTCGGAGTCGTGCCACCCTGCACGGCAGTGACTACTCGTCCGGGCGAAACTCGGCACGAGCGCATCGGGGCGCGCGACGTTCACCCCAAGGTTGTCTCTCGACGCCACTGGGCCGGTCGGGCGCAACGCTTTCCAGCATCAGGAGCTCGGCAAACGCGCGACCTTCAGCATGCGATCGCCGACGCAGATCCAGCAGGTCCATTCCGGCGGCACGGCGGGCCAGTCGTCGCAGTGAAGTCCTATCCGCCATGCCGAGACGCCGCGCGAGCTCCTGCGAGGAGGCGCATTCATGCAGCGATGACGCCAATATCACGGCGAGTCGTACCCGATCGCACAGCCAGCCTACGGAGTGTCCGCATGTCGTATGAGAGCGCCGATGCAACGTGGCGCGGCTGATTTGGAGGTGTGAAGCCAGTCGTTTCGCACAGAGTTGGTCGAGGCCAACCGCGAACATCGCGTTCACAAGACCGGCGGCACGCCCGGTCTGGCTCGCCTCTGCAAGCAGTTCCCGCGCTTTCGCTTCGGTGTTGCGCGGCAGAGTCAGGAACTGGTGACGCGGCATCGCACGCCTGGGGCTCGCGGGCACCTCCGGGAACGCTCGTCGTCCCGGCGTCTCGGCTGCGGACATCGGTTCCTCCTCGAACGTATGCGTACCAACTGCGGATTGTCGGTCGTCCGCGCCAGAGGTCCGATACATCGCCTGCCCGCGACCGCGAGGCCGCCCCGGTCGCGTCCTTCCACAGCCGAACTTGCTTATTACATTATGTCACTTTCTAGGCACCCGTCAAGCCGGTGAGACATTTTGCGGGCTTGCCTCCGCCACGCCACCTGTTATGCTATGCCACTCGTTGCATTCCTGACGCGGCCACGGGAAGTGTGTCCATCGAACGGAGGGGACGATGCGCAATCGCATGGGGTTGCTACTTCGCGGGTTGGTGGTGGGGTTGGGTGCACTGGCGCTGGTGACAACGCCATCGTCCGCGCGTGCCACACCGCGAGGATGTGTGTTGTGTGGGTCGACCTGCAGCTACGCGGGCATCGCGTGCATGCAAATGTGCGGCGTGATGGGCGCGACCTGCGAATGGACGGGATCTTGCCTCGGCAACAACGGCACGTGGTATCCCGCGACCATTACCTGCTTCTACGAAGCGTAGACTAGGCCCCCAGGCCGCACGCTGGCGCAACCATTGCGAACAGTGGCGCGCCGACCGTGCGGCTTTTGACACCCCTGGTGCCATCGGATTCCCCCGATCCCTCACCCGGTGAATTCATCGAGGCTCACTCCGATGACCGCGCGTCTTGAGCGCACCCTGAATCTGCTTCTCACGTCCGCCGCCGTCTGCATTGCCGCGGTACTCCTGTACCGTGAACTGCGGCCTGGCGTGTCTGTGGCGATCGATGACGGCCCCTTACGCGCAACCCGCTTTATCGAATGGCCCGAGGCGATGACCCTCGGTCGATTGAGTGGAAGTTCCTCGGCGACGCTTCAGGTACTGGTCTTCTCCGACGTGGAATGTCCTGGTTGCCGTGCATTCCAC contains:
- a CDS encoding alanine racemase produces the protein MTLDQLETPVPLVDVDVMAHNLDAMQSYADAHGLALRPHTKTHKSVHVGREQVRRGAAGLTCATPHEATVMQQATDDLLVAYPVVGHAKLDRLFTVREDVALRVQLDSAHAIDELAAAAVRHDRAVAVTVEFDAGMHRVGVPSLDDAITLARHVAANPPLEFSGIAFYPGHIREPVMSQDAALARLRHRVGEALEAFADAGLPPAVVSGGSTPTMWRSHEITGVTEIRPGTYVYNDRTTAEIGACKWADCAFTVLATVVSTSVPGQAVIDAGAKALGREPIRGAGGEGWGALLDRPEVIVSRMSEEHGILDLANTDWRPQVGEQVRVVPNHVCIVTHLNDVIFGISHGEVVTSWPVDARGRGYGVLIGA